From Xylocopilactobacillus apis, a single genomic window includes:
- a CDS encoding metal ABC transporter permease → MIQNFINGLYEFHFLQNALITAVVIGIVSGTVGCFIILRGMSLMGDAISHAVLPGVAISYILGINFFIGAILFGLLASVIITFIQNNSVIKGDTAIGITFSSFLALGVILIGVANSSTDLFHILFGNILAVQDVDKWITIGVSVVVLLIVILFFKELLITSFDPTMAKAMGMKVNFYHYLLMILLTLVAVTAMQSVGTILIVAMLITPAATAYLYANSLKMMIFISSILGACSSILGLFIGYTFNIAAGSSIVLTSAVIFAVSFLISPKQKFLRKGAKKTA, encoded by the coding sequence ATGATCCAAAATTTTATTAATGGTTTGTATGAGTTTCATTTTTTACAGAATGCTTTGATTACCGCAGTGGTTATTGGAATTGTTTCGGGAACCGTTGGATGTTTTATTATTCTCCGAGGAATGTCTTTAATGGGAGATGCAATCTCTCATGCCGTACTTCCAGGAGTTGCAATATCTTACATTTTGGGAATTAATTTTTTCATCGGCGCAATTTTATTTGGTCTATTAGCTTCGGTGATTATCACTTTTATTCAGAATAATAGTGTTATTAAAGGAGATACCGCGATTGGAATAACGTTCAGTTCATTTCTGGCTCTAGGGGTTATTCTGATTGGAGTAGCAAATAGCTCAACTGATTTATTTCATATTTTGTTCGGAAATATTCTAGCGGTTCAGGATGTTGATAAGTGGATCACAATTGGTGTTTCAGTAGTTGTTTTGTTGATCGTGATCTTATTCTTTAAAGAGTTGCTGATTACGTCTTTTGATCCAACAATGGCAAAAGCAATGGGAATGAAAGTCAATTTCTATCATTATTTATTGATGATTTTATTAACCTTAGTAGCAGTAACTGCAATGCAGAGTGTTGGAACAATCTTGATTGTTGCAATGCTGATTACGCCTGCAGCCACAGCTTATTTATATGCAAATAGTCTAAAGATGATGATTTTTATTTCTTCAATTCTAGGAGCGTGTTCATCAATTCTGGGACTATTTATTGGATACACATTTAATATTGCAGCTGGTTCAAGTATTGTGTTAACTTCTGCAGTAATTTTTGCTGTTAGTTTTTTGATTTCACCGAAGCAAAAATTTTTAAGAAAAGGAGCTAAAAAGACTGCATGA
- a CDS encoding metal ABC transporter ATP-binding protein: MLKVNNLSVYYNDVLALDDVSLEVEDKVITGIIGPNGAGKSTMLKSILNIIPHEGKTLIDGKDSKSSLDQIAYVEQKADIDHTFPIKVKECVSLGTYANLKLFQKVKNKEWEKVSQAIDKVNLSEYSERQIGELSGGQFQRVLLARCLVQDAKYIFLDEPFVGIDSISEKIIMETLMDLKAQGKTILIVHHDLSKVRDYFDDVIILNKRTIDFGPVKEVFNEKNLKVAYGDSIFV, encoded by the coding sequence ATTGGATGATGTTTCACTAGAAGTGGAAGACAAAGTTATAACAGGGATTATCGGCCCCAATGGAGCTGGAAAATCCACAATGCTTAAATCAATTTTAAATATTATCCCACACGAAGGGAAAACATTAATCGATGGCAAAGATAGTAAAAGCAGTTTAGACCAAATTGCATATGTTGAACAAAAAGCTGATATTGATCATACTTTTCCGATCAAAGTAAAGGAATGTGTTTCACTCGGAACTTATGCTAATTTAAAACTTTTTCAGAAAGTTAAAAATAAGGAGTGGGAAAAGGTCTCTCAAGCTATAGACAAAGTAAATCTATCAGAATATTCAGAACGTCAAATAGGTGAATTATCGGGCGGTCAATTCCAGCGAGTACTATTAGCAAGGTGTTTAGTTCAAGATGCAAAGTATATTTTTTTGGATGAACCTTTTGTTGGGATTGATTCAATCAGTGAAAAAATTATTATGGAAACTTTGATGGATTTAAAAGCACAAGGGAAAACAATTTTGATCGTCCATCATGATCTAAGTAAAGTTAGAGATTATTTTGATGATGTCATTATTCTCAATAAAAGAACGATTGATTTTGGACCGGTTAAAGAAGTTTTCAATGAAAAAAATCTTAAAGTAGCCTATGGGGATAGTATTTTTGTATAA